Proteins encoded in a region of the Mycolicibacterium chitae genome:
- the wzm gene encoding galactan export ABC transporter permease subunit Wzm/RfbD, with protein sequence MTFTDATAQSRTFARAWRDLADGFARRELWLHLGWQDIKQRYRRSVLGPFWITIATGTTAVAMGALYSKLFKLELAEHLPYVTLGLIIWNMINASIIEGSEVFVANEGLIKQLPTPLSVHVYRLVWRQMILFGHNIIIYVIIAIIFPKPWSWADLSFILALGLIMLNCVWVSLCFGILATRYRDIGPLLFSITQLLFFMTPIIWNDKTLQQQGAEGWLKIVELNPLLHYLDIVRAPLLGDTQELRHWAVVLVLTVIGWGVALLAMRQYRARVAYWV encoded by the coding sequence ATGACGTTCACCGATGCCACCGCGCAGTCCAGGACCTTCGCCCGCGCCTGGCGCGACCTCGCCGACGGGTTCGCGCGCCGCGAGCTGTGGCTGCACCTGGGTTGGCAGGACATCAAGCAGCGCTACCGGCGCTCGGTGCTGGGGCCGTTCTGGATCACCATCGCCACCGGCACCACCGCGGTGGCCATGGGCGCGTTGTACTCCAAGTTGTTCAAGCTCGAACTGGCCGAGCACCTGCCCTACGTGACGCTGGGGTTGATCATCTGGAACATGATCAACGCCTCGATCATCGAGGGCTCGGAGGTGTTCGTCGCCAACGAGGGCCTGATCAAACAGCTGCCGACGCCGCTGAGCGTGCACGTCTACCGGCTGGTGTGGCGGCAGATGATCCTGTTCGGCCACAACATCATCATCTACGTGATCATCGCGATCATCTTCCCGAAACCTTGGTCCTGGGCGGATCTTTCGTTCATCCTGGCCCTCGGCTTGATCATGCTCAACTGCGTGTGGGTGTCGTTGTGCTTCGGCATCCTCGCGACGCGCTACCGCGACATCGGGCCGCTGCTGTTCTCCATCACGCAGTTGCTGTTCTTCATGACGCCGATCATCTGGAACGACAAGACGCTGCAGCAGCAGGGCGCCGAGGGGTGGTTGAAGATTGTCGAACTCAACCCGCTGCTGCACTACCTGGACATCGTGCGGGCCCCGCTGCTCGGTGACACCCAGGAGTTGCGGCACTGGGCCGTGGTCCTGGTGCTGACGGTCATCGGCTGGGGCGTCGCGCTGCTGGCGATGCGCCAGTACCGCGCGCGCGTTGCCTACTGGGTCTAG
- the glfT1 gene encoding galactofuranosyltransferase GlfT1, with translation MSELVCAVVVTHRRPDELAKSLDALAAQRRRPDRLIVVDNDDDARVAELVAGQPIPSTYLGSRRNLGGAGGFALGMLQALAAGADWIWLADDDGRPDGPEVLSTLLECAQRHGLAEVSPMVCDLDDPQRLAFPLRRGLVWRRRVDELRSEGAGDLLPGIASLFNGALFRASTVEAVGVPDLRLFFRGDEVEVHRRLARSGLPFGTCLNAVYLHPQGSDEFKPILGGRMHTQYPDNDTKRYFTYRNRGYLLSQPGLRKLLPQEWLRFGWYFLVSRRDPAGFREWVRLRRLGRRERFFRGDGRTHR, from the coding sequence ATGAGCGAACTCGTCTGCGCGGTGGTCGTCACCCACCGTCGTCCCGACGAACTGGCCAAGTCGCTCGACGCGCTGGCCGCCCAACGCCGACGTCCCGACCGTCTCATCGTGGTCGACAACGACGACGACGCGCGGGTCGCCGAACTTGTTGCCGGACAACCGATTCCCTCGACCTACCTGGGTTCGCGGCGCAACCTCGGCGGCGCGGGCGGCTTCGCCCTCGGCATGCTGCAGGCGCTCGCGGCGGGCGCCGACTGGATCTGGCTGGCCGACGACGACGGCCGCCCCGACGGGCCCGAGGTGCTGAGCACCCTGCTGGAGTGCGCGCAGCGCCACGGCCTGGCCGAGGTCTCGCCCATGGTGTGCGACCTCGACGATCCGCAGCGGTTGGCGTTCCCGTTGCGGCGCGGGCTGGTGTGGCGTCGCCGGGTCGACGAGTTGCGCAGCGAGGGTGCCGGGGACCTGCTGCCCGGGATCGCCTCGCTGTTCAACGGTGCGCTGTTCCGCGCCTCGACCGTGGAAGCCGTTGGGGTGCCGGATCTTCGGCTGTTCTTCCGGGGGGACGAGGTGGAGGTGCACCGCCGGCTGGCGCGCTCGGGGCTGCCGTTCGGCACCTGCCTGAACGCGGTGTATCTGCATCCGCAGGGCAGCGACGAGTTCAAGCCGATCCTCGGCGGTCGCATGCACACCCAGTACCCGGACAACGACACCAAGCGGTACTTCACCTACCGCAACCGCGGCTACCTGTTGTCCCAGCCCGGGCTGCGCAAACTGCTGCCGCAGGAGTGGCTGCGCTTCGGCTGGTACTTTCTGGTGTCCCGTCGCGACCCGGCGGGATTCCGGGAGTGGGTGCGGCTGCGCCGCCTCGGCAGGCGCGAGCGCTTCTTCCGGGGCGACGGGAGGACACACCGATGA
- the wzt gene encoding galactan export ABC transporter ATP-binding subunit Wzt/RfbE — MVAPSIETRDAWVEFPIFDAKSRSLKKAFLGKAGGSIGRNSSNVVVVEALRDITMSLEMGDRVGLVGHNGAGKSTLLRLLSGIYEPTRGTARVTGRVAPVFDLGVGMDPEISGFENILIRGLFLGQTRKQMMAKVDEIAEFTELGEYLSMPLRTYSTGMRVRLAMGVVTSIDPEILLLDEGIGAVDAEFLKKAQSRLQSLVERSGILVFASHSNEFLARLCKTAMWIDHGTVRMTGGIEEVVHAYEGPDAARTVREVLDKVARESPPA; from the coding sequence ATGGTCGCCCCGAGTATCGAGACCCGTGACGCCTGGGTCGAATTCCCGATCTTCGACGCCAAGTCGCGGTCGCTGAAGAAGGCCTTCCTGGGCAAGGCCGGCGGCAGCATCGGCCGCAACAGCTCGAACGTCGTGGTGGTCGAGGCGCTGCGCGACATCACCATGTCCCTGGAGATGGGCGACCGGGTGGGCCTGGTGGGCCACAACGGCGCGGGCAAGTCGACGCTGCTGCGGTTGCTGTCGGGCATCTACGAACCCACCCGCGGCACCGCGCGGGTCACCGGCCGGGTGGCGCCGGTCTTCGACCTCGGCGTCGGCATGGACCCGGAGATCTCCGGGTTCGAGAACATCCTGATCCGCGGCCTGTTCCTGGGGCAGACCCGCAAGCAGATGATGGCCAAGGTCGACGAGATCGCCGAGTTCACCGAGCTGGGCGAATACCTGTCGATGCCGCTGCGCACCTACTCGACCGGCATGCGGGTGCGCCTGGCGATGGGCGTGGTCACCAGCATCGACCCCGAGATCCTGCTGCTCGACGAGGGCATCGGTGCGGTGGACGCCGAATTCCTCAAGAAGGCGCAGTCGCGGCTGCAGAGCCTGGTGGAGCGCTCCGGCATCCTGGTGTTCGCCAGCCACTCCAACGAATTTCTGGCCCGGCTGTGCAAGACCGCCATGTGGATCGATCACGGCACCGTCCGGATGACCGGCGGCATCGAAGAGGTGGTGCACGCCTACGAGGGCCCCGACGCCGCCCGCACCGTGCGCGAGGTGCTGGACAAGGTCGCACGAGAGTCCCCGCCGGCATGA
- a CDS encoding bacterial proteasome activator family protein translates to MARRSTPNVSTDDDNIEIIGVPDPQLLAAAEGDDDKSVTDLVEQPAKVMRIGTMIKQLLEEVKAAPLDDASRNRLREIHKTSIAELEDGLAPELREELERLALPFTEDVVPSDAELRIAQAQLVGWLEGLFHGIQTALFAQQMAARAQLEQMRQGALPPGMGAPGRPGGPQQPGTGQYL, encoded by the coding sequence GTGGCGCGGAGGAGCACACCGAACGTGAGCACGGACGACGACAACATCGAGATCATCGGGGTTCCCGACCCCCAACTGCTGGCCGCCGCCGAGGGGGACGACGACAAGTCCGTCACCGACCTGGTGGAGCAGCCCGCCAAGGTCATGCGGATCGGCACCATGATCAAGCAGCTGCTGGAGGAAGTGAAGGCTGCGCCGCTCGACGACGCCAGCCGCAACCGGCTGCGCGAGATCCACAAGACCTCGATCGCCGAGCTCGAGGACGGCCTGGCACCTGAACTGCGCGAGGAGCTCGAGCGCTTGGCGTTGCCGTTCACCGAGGACGTCGTGCCGTCGGATGCGGAACTGCGGATCGCCCAGGCGCAGCTGGTCGGCTGGCTGGAGGGGCTCTTCCACGGCATCCAGACCGCGCTGTTCGCCCAGCAGATGGCCGCGCGCGCGCAACTCGAGCAGATGCGCCAGGGAGCGCTGCCGCCCGGGATGGGCGCTCCGGGTCGACCCGGCGGGCCGCAGCAGCCCGGCACCGGGCAGTACCTGTAG